A DNA window from Fragaria vesca subsp. vesca linkage group LG3, FraVesHawaii_1.0, whole genome shotgun sequence contains the following coding sequences:
- the LOC101308560 gene encoding uncharacterized protein LOC101308560 has product MDPRFYENPNFNDQTILPDMLNEYPSSEPLKDLSFLDPNPSNSALSSISSPEGDEFSDSVLKYINQVLMEEDMESKPCMFHDPLVLQATEESLYEVIGGGKYPTSQDQKPSLCGSSGDNVDVQNEKSKNSQANGQPQTSNGGGEKSRAKKQGKKKETVDLRNLLILCAQAVSTNDFRTSTELLKQIRQNSSPFGDGSQRLAHCFANGLEARMAGAGIRTQISHAAVASKQKAVEKLRAYQVHLSACPFKKVSIFFMNKMIMQMAENATTLHIVDFGILYGFQWPILIHKLSMRPGGPPKLRITGIEVPQPGFRPAEWIEETGRRLAKYCERFKVPFEFNAIASQNWESIKVEDLKVERNEVLAVNCMLRFKNLLDETVEVNCPRDSVLKLIRSLKPDIFVHTISNGAYNSPFFVTRFREALFHFSALYDVFDVNIARDSPERLKFETEFYGVEAMNVIACEGIERDERAETYKQWQVRTQRAGLKLLPLDQETTKVYRDKVKNVYHKDFAIDQDGDWMLQGWKGRIIYASSCWVPLEIINWVRANKICKLTIMRTISDVVKGGIPEKEIASEYLTAIVERFTISDKAETPLLLDQLHGRDFRTSITIMSSSMFILRAEHKRIKKVTIHLVTTKLQYNKPEKKASPSKNVGVGKKAVKVSGNKGGIKCLFCKVKGHMKKDCGNSPVHITNSLQGLQSQRRPKENEIRIHVGEGMRVGIEAFVNMDPTYTGLPDFMNDIDFEPMLPNSSQFPDISNQYQFNQLSPDLDFLSNQFSIPPEPESGNLVPPISVSTEGESFNPNGGSFSGPTTVSPGVDSPSSDDIDFSETVFKYVNQMLLEENVEQMPIMFHDPLGLRVTEKSFFDVLGQQYPFSPNQQQQQPQQQQQTLYVDQPNRQPLYVDQKVESPDDYFAGSSSDFNASSSSPSTGSSNSADYQSRGESGEQKPSFSQTSLSSDSVNHSTSNSNSQPSLPLTNSLSTFGDGMLEASVNQFLAQNIFTDSESVLQFQRGVEEASKFLPKVNPLVIDLESSSVSSEVKGHASTVVVKKEKSERKTSPSKRRGRRNSPNGSMERKKSPNGSKGKKNHEREDVDSEGRSSKQSAVFKEEMEEEEEELSELFDKVLLCTDGGNQSSCGSCGDNVDVKNEESKNLQPNGQPLASNGEGGKARAKKQGKKKETVDLRNLLILCAQAVSVNDYRTSTELLKQIRQHSSPFGDGSQRLAHFFANGLEARMAGTGTGTQIFYTSLASKKTSAVEILKSYQVSLASCPFKRMSIFFKNKMIFKMAEKATTLHIVDFGILYGFQWPILIHKLSMRPGGPPKLRITGIEVPQPGFRPAEWIEETGRRLAKYCERFKVPFEFNAIASQNWESIKVEDLKVERNEVLAVNCMLRFKNLLDETVEVNCPRDSVLKLIRSLKPDIFVHTIINGAYNAPFFVTRFREALFHFSALYDVFDVNIPRDNPQRLMFEAEFYGREAMNVIACEGIERVERAETYKQWQVRCQRAGLQLLPLDQELVKVFRDKVKEWYHKDFTIDQDSNWMLQGWKGRIVYASSCWVPA; this is encoded by the exons ATGGATCCACGTTTCTATGAAAATCCCAACTTTAATGATCAAACCATTTTGCCTGATATGTTAAATGAGTACCCAAGTAGTGAACCTTTGAAAGATCTTAGCTTTTTGGACCCAAATCCCAGTAACTCTGCTTTGTCATCAATCTCTAGCCCTGAGGGAGATGAGTTTTCTGATAGTGTGCTCAAGTACATAAATCAGGTGCTCATGGAGGAGGACATGGAATCAAAGCCATGTATGTTCCATGACCCTTTGGTTCTTCAAGCCACTGAGGAGTCTCTTTATGAGGTTATTGGAGGAGGGAAGTATCCTACTTCCCAAGACCAAAAACCCTCTTT ATGTGGTTCATCTGGCGACAATGTAGATGTGCAGAATGAAAAAAGCAAAAATTCGCAGGCAAATGGACAGCCACAAACATCAAATGGTGGAGGTGAGAAGTCTCGTGCCAAGAAACAAGGCAAGAAGAAGGAAACTGTGGATTTAAGGAATCTTTTGATACTGTGTGCACAAGCTGTGTCTACCAATGATTTTAGGACCTCTACTGAACTACTAAAGCAAATTAGGCAAAATTCTTCTCCTTTTGGCGATGGATCTCAGAGGTTGGCTCATTGCTTTGCAAATGGCCTCGAGGCACGAATGGCTGGTGCCGGAATTAGGACCCAGATTTCTCATGCTGCTGTGGCTTCCAAACAGAAGGCTGTTGAAAAGTTGAGAGCTTACCAAGTTCATCTTTCAGCTTGCCCATTTAAGAAAGTGTCAATTTTCTTTATGAACAAGATGATTATGCAGATGGCTGAGAACGCAACTACCCTCCATATTGTAGATTTTGGTATCCTGTATGGTTTTCAGTGGCCAATCCTTATCCACAAGCTTTCAATGAGACCTGGTGGACCTCCCAAGCTAAGAATTACAGGGATAGAAGTTCCCCAACCTGGATTTCGCCCAGCAGAGTGGATCGAAGAGACTGGAAGACGCTTGGCAAAATATTGTGAGCGCTTTAAGGTTCCTTTTGAGTTTAATGCGATAGCATCGCAAAATTGGGAGTCCATCAAAGTAGAGGACCTCAAGGTTGAGAGGAATGAGGTGCTTGCTGTGAATTGTATGTTACGGTTCAAGAACCTACTGGATGAGACAGTTGAAGTGAATTGTCCAAGAGATTCTGTTCTAAAGCTAATCAGGAGTTTGAAACCAGATATTTTTGTTCATACTATTAGTAATGGTGCCTACAATTCCCCATTCTTTGTCACTCGATTTCGGGAGGCTCTCTTCCACTTCTCTGCCTTGTATGATGTGTTTGATGTTAACATAGCCCGCGACAGTCCTGAGAGGTTGAAGTTTGAAACAGAGTTCTATGGCGTGGAGGCAATGAATGTGATAGCATGTGAAGGGATTGAGAGAGATGAGAGGGCTGAGACATACAAGCAATGGCAGGTACGTACTCAAAGGGCTGGTCTGAAGCTGTTGCCATTGGACCAAGAGACTACAAAGGTGTATAGGGATAAGGTGAAGAATGTGTACCACAAAGATTTCGCAATTGATCAAGATGGTGATTGGATGCTTCAAGGATGGAAAGGTCGAATTATCTATGCTTCTTCTTGTTGGGTGCCT CTAGAGATAATTAACTGGGTGAGAGCCAATAAGATATGTAAGCTCACTATTATGAGGACCATCTCTGATGTTGTGAAAGGTGGTATTCCCGAGAAAGAGATAGCTAGTGAGTACCTTACTGCCATAGTTGAGAGGTTCACGATTAGTGACAAGGCTGAGACTCCATTGTTGTTAGACCAGCTGCATG GGAGGGATTTCAGAACTAGCATCACAATCATGTCTTCCTCCATGTTCATCTTAAGGGCA GAACATAAGAGGATTAAGAAGGTTACCATTCACCTAGTCACCACCAAACTACAATACAATAAACCTGAAAAGAAAGCTAGCCCTTCTAAGAACGTGGGAGTTGGCAAGAAGGCCGTGAAAGTCAGTGGCAACAAGGGAGGCATCAAATGCTTGTTTTGTAAGGTTAAGGGCCACATGAAGAAGGATTGTGGCAA CTCACCTGTGCATATCACCAATTCTCTACAGGGGCTGCAAAGCCAGAGGAGGCCAAAGGAAAATGAGATCAGGATCCATGTTGGAGAAGGCATGAGAGTAGGAATTGAAGCA TTTGTGAATATGGATCCAACTTACACTGGACTCCCTGATTTCATGAACGACATTGATTTCGAGCCCATGTTACCCAATTCATCTCAATTCCCAGACATCTCAAATCAGTACCAATTTAACCAGCTCTCTCCAGATCTTGATTTTCTGAGCAATCAGTTTTCAATTCCACCGGAACCGGAATCCGGTAATCTTGTTCCTCCAATTAGTGTTAGCACAGAGGGAGAGTCATTTAATCCTAATGGAGGCTCATTTTCTGGTCCTACTACTGTGAGCCCTGGAGTGGACTCTCCTTCCTCTGATGATATTGACTTCTCTGAAACTGTGTTCAAGTATGTAAACCAGATGCTTCTAGAGGAGAACGTAGAGCAAATGCCTATCATGTTCCATGATCCATTGGGCCTTCGTGTCACCGAGAAATCTTTCTTTGATGTTCTTGGCCAACAGTATCCATTCTCACCAAATCAGCAACAACAACAACCACAACAACAACAGCAAACACTTTATGTTGATCAACCCAACCGGCAACCGCTTTATGTTGACCAAAAAGTTGAGAGCCCTGATGATTATTTTGCCGGAAGCAGTAGTGATTTCAATGCTAGTAGTAGTAGTCCTAGTACTGGCAGTAGCAACTCGGCTGATTATCAGTCGCGTGGTGAATCTGGAGAGCAGAAGCCATCTTTTTCACAAACCTCTCTTTCTAGTGACAGTGTGAACCATTCCACTTCCAATTCCAATTCGCAACCGTCTCTTCCTCTGACAAATAGCCTGTCTACCTTTGGTGATGGGATGTTGGAAGCTTCTGTGAATCAGTTTCTGGCTCAGAATATATTTACAGATAGTGAATCTGTCTTGCAGTTTCAGAGAGGGGTAGAGGAAGCTAGTAAGTTCCTTCCTAAAGTTAATCCATTGGTTATTGATTTGGAAAGCAGTAGTGTGTCTTCAGAAGTGAAAGGACATGCTTCAACTGTTGTCGTCAAGAAGGAAAAGAGTGAGAGGAAGACCTCACCTAGTAAGCGAAGGGGAAGGAGGAACTCACCGAATGGGTCAATGGAAAGGAAGAAGTCACCTAATGGGTCAAAAGGAAAGAAGAATCACGAGCGAGAAGATGTGGATTCTGAAGGGAGGAGTAGCAAGCAGTCTGCAGTTTTTAAGGAGGAGATGGAGGAGGAGGAGGAGGAATTATCTGAGTTGTTTGACAAGGTCTTGCTTTGTACGGACGGGGGTAATCAGTCTTCATGTGGTTCATGTGGCGACAATGTAGATGTGAAGAATGAAGAAAGCAAAAACTTACAGCCAAATGGACAGCCACTGGCATCAAATGGTGAAGGTGGGAAGGCTCGTGCTAAGAAACAAGGCAAGAAGAAGGAAACTGTGGATTTAAGAAATCTCCTGATTCTCTGTGCACAAGCTGTGTCTGTCAATGATTATAGGACCTCTACCGAACTACTAAAGCAAATTAGGCAGCATTCTTCTCCTTTTGGCGATGGATCTCAGAGGTTGGCTCATTTCTTTGCAAATGGCCTGGAGGCACGAATGGCTGGTACTGGCACTGGAACCCAGATTTTTTATACTTCCCTTGCTTCCAAAAAGACATCGGCTGTTGAGATTTTGAAATCTTACCAAGTCAGTCTTGCATCTTGCCCTTTTAAAAGGATGTCAATTTTCTTCAAAAACAAGATGATTTTTAAGATGGCTGAGAAAGCAACTACCCTCCATATTGTGGATTTTGGTATCCTGTATGGTTTTCAGTGGCCAATCCTTATCCACAAGCTTTCAATGAGACCTGGTGGACCTCCCAAGCTACGAATTACAGGGATAGAGGTTCCCCAACCTGGATTTCGCCCAGCAGAGTGGATCGAAGAGACTGGAAGACGCTTGGCAAAATATTGTGAGCGCTTTAAGGTTCCTTTTGAGTTTAATGCGATAGCTTCGCAAAATTGGGAGTCCATCAAAGTAGAGGACCTCAAGGTTGAGAGGAATGAGGTGCTTGCTGTGAATTGTATGTTACGGTTCAAAAACCTACTGGATGAGACAGTTGAAGTGAATTGTCCAAGAGATTCTGTTCTAAAGCTAATCAGGAGTTTGAAACCAGATATTTTTGTTCATACTATTATTAATGGTGCCTACAATGCCCCATTCTTTGTCACTCGATTTCGGGAGGCTCTCTTCCACTTCTCTGCCTTGTATGATGTGTTTGATGTTAATATACCCCGTGACAATCCACAGAGGTTGATGTTTGAAGCAGAGTTCTATGGCCGAGAGGCCATGAATGTGATAGCATGTGAGGGGATAGAGAGGGTTGAGAGGGCCGAGACATACAAGCAGTGGCAAGTACGCTGTCAAAGGGCTGGTTTACAGCTTTTGCCATTGGACCAAGAGTTAGTGAAGGTGTTTAGGGATAAGGTGAAGGAATGGTACCACAAAGATTTCACAATTGATCAAGATAGTAATTGGATGCTTCAAGGATGGAAAGGCCGAATTGTCTATGCTTCTTCTTGTTGGGTGCCTGCATAA
- the LOC101308272 gene encoding scarecrow-like protein 14-like, which yields MDSPFCGYPNFNDQTLLLDMLNEYPSVDPFDHLSFLDPNPMNSALSSSFSPVGDDGEFSNTVIKHINQVLMEEDMEPTPCLFPDPLVLQATEESLCEITGARKFSTSLDQNPLWVDQNEYGNGNGMVGSYRSELMVPDEVSKKELLVQFDRGAEDGSKFLPRGQLITAEGNKPYTVANSKAGNVVVRTQKNGSEHVRVGSRGKNSHLREEIELEDGRNKEDQVCQNGANNGLQQDVLVSQKACGMKRGNKKEVIDLRCLLISCAEAVAVDDRGTASELLKQIRQHSSPFGDYTQRLSHCFVNALEVRLAGTGSELYTTLATKRASPADFSKFYRALIAVCPFLKMLMIFANQMIIKAAEKAETLHIIDFGIRQGFQWPALIHCLSRRPGGPPKLRITGLELTLSGCHPEETVQETGHRLANYCKRFNVPFEYHAIAKKWETVQLDELKVQRNEVLAVNCLCRFKYLLDETVMVNSPRDTVLNIIRKLNPDIFVQSVVNGSHDAPFFVPRFREALFHFSALFDMLDTTLPREDQVRLGFEKEFIGREVMNIVACEGNNRIARPETYKQWQIRNMRAGFRLLPLDYEVVNKIKDKVKMEYHPNFVVNEDGHWMLHGWKGRMMFGCACWAPSTT from the exons ATGGATTCACCTTTCTGTGGATATCCCAATTTCAACGATCAAACCCTTTTACTCGATATGTTGAACGAGTACCCAAGTGTTGACCCTTTTGATCATCTTAGCTTTTTGGACCCAAACCCCATGAACTCTGCTCTGTCTTCGAGCTTTAGCCCTGTAGGAGATGATGGTGAGTTTTCTAACACTGTGATCAAGCACATAAATCAGGTGCTTATGGAGGAGGACATGGAGCCAACACCATGTCTGTTCCCTGATCCTTTGGTTCTTCAAGCCACTGAGGAGTCTCTTTGTGAGATTACTGGAGCAAGGAAGTTCTCAACTTCCCTAGACCAAAACCCTCTTTGGGTTGATCAAAATGAGTATGGAAATGGAAATGGGATGGTGGGTTCTTATAGGAGTGAGCTTATGGTTCCTGATGAGGTTAGTAAGAAGGAATTGTTAGTGCAATTTGACCGAGGGGCAGAGGACGGTAGTAAGTTTCTTCCTAGAGGTCAGTTGATTACAGCGGAGGGCAACAAGCCGTATACTGTGGCGAATAGCAAGGCAGGAAATGTGGTTGTTAGGACCCAGAAGAATGGAAGTGAGCATGTCCGTGTTGGTTCAAGAGGAAAGAATAGTCATCTGAGGGAGGAGATAGAGTTGGAGGATGGGAGGAA TAAAGAGGATCAAGTCTGTCAGAATGGAGCTAACAATGGCCTGCAGCAGGATGTGCTAGTCAGTCAGAAGGCTTGTGGCATGAAACGAGGCAACAAGAAGGAAGTGATAGATTTGAGGTGTCTTCTGATTTCATGTGCAGAAGCTGTTGCTGTTGATGATCGAGGGACTGCTAGTGAGCTACTAAAGCAAATTAGGCAGCACTCTTCCCCATTTGGTGATTATACTCAGAGGTTGTCTCATTGCTTTGTAAATGCTCTTGAAGTGCGGTTGGCTGGCACTGGAAGTGAACTATATACTACTTTGGCTACTAAACGAGCATCACCTGCAGATTTTTCAAAGTTTTACCGAGCTCTTATTGCAGTCTGCCCGTTCCTGAAGATGTTGATGATCTTTGCAAACCAAATGATTATAAAAGCTGCTGAGAAAGCAGAAACACTTCATATAATAGATTTTGGTATCCGGCAAGGTTTTCAATGGCCTGCTCTCATTCATTGCCTCTCAAGAAGACCTGGTGGACCTCCCAAATTACGCATTACAGGGTTAGAGCTTACCTTAAGTGGTTGTCATCCAGAAGAAACAGTCCAAGAGACAGGGCATCGCTTGGCAAATTATTGTAAGCGATTTAATGTCCCTTTTGAGTACCATGCCATAGCCAAGAAGTGGGAAACTGTCCAACTTGATGAATTGAAAGTTCAAAGAAATGAGGTTCTTGCCGTTAATTGTCTCTGTCGATTTAAGTACCTCCTTGATGAGACAGTTATGGTAAATAGTCCGAGGGATACTGTTCTAAATATAATTAGAAAGTTGAATCCTGATATTTTTGTCCAAAGTGTTGTTAATGGATCCCATGATGCACCGTTCTTTGTTCCACGCTTCCGAGAGGCACTATTCCACTTCTCTGCATTGTTTGATATGTTGGATACTACTTTGCCTCGTGAAGATCAGGTGAGATTGGGGTTTGAAAAAGAGTTTATTGGACGTGAAGTTATGAATATAGTTGCTTGTGAGGGCAATAATAGAATTGCGAGGCCTGAAACATATAAGCAGTGGCAGATTCGAAACATGAGGGCTGGTTTTAGACTGCTGCCATTGGACTATGAAGTTGTGAACAAAATAAAGGATAAGGTAAAAATGGAGTACCACCCGAATTTTGTGGTTAATGAAGATGGCCACTGGATGCTGCATGGTTGGAAGGGTAGAATGATGTTTGGTTGTGCCTGTTGGGCGCCAAGTACGACTTGA